The Halobellus sp. MBLA0158 genome has a window encoding:
- a CDS encoding DNA polymerase Y family protein, which yields MDCFYASCERLREPALREEPVVVGMGYEAGETFGAVATASYEAREYGVESAQPISQALERLPRAAEATAEGNESESGSESESETDADTVGHYRPVDLEFYREVAGEVKEILHDSADVVREVSIDEAYLDVTDRTSWDRGPDGERTLAEGYARHVKQRIAREVGVPASVGVASNMSTAKIASDHDKPDGLVVVEPGRVAEFLAPLPVESVHGIGPVTADRLGEMGIETAGGLADADPAELRSAFGSRGPELRDRARGVDDREVTPTGRPKSLSRESAFAEATESAAEKRERVAALAADVASRAQNRGATYRTIGIKAVLPPYDINTRERSLSGPVDDPDLVESVALELLAEFEDDAVRKLGVRVSNLSFADGEQARLDGWEGAETAEDAETAEAAGDGGRRSDERDGRRRAGRPSGRGQASLDQFDESE from the coding sequence ATGGACTGCTTTTACGCCTCCTGCGAGCGCCTGCGGGAGCCCGCACTCCGCGAGGAGCCGGTCGTGGTCGGGATGGGCTACGAAGCGGGCGAGACGTTCGGGGCGGTCGCGACCGCGAGCTACGAGGCCCGAGAATACGGCGTCGAGAGCGCCCAGCCGATCTCGCAGGCGCTCGAACGGCTGCCGCGCGCAGCGGAAGCGACGGCCGAGGGAAACGAGTCGGAATCGGGATCCGAGTCAGAATCCGAGACCGACGCCGACACGGTCGGCCACTACCGCCCGGTCGACCTGGAGTTCTACCGCGAGGTCGCGGGGGAGGTGAAAGAGATCCTCCACGACTCGGCCGACGTCGTCCGAGAGGTGAGCATCGACGAGGCGTACCTCGACGTCACCGACCGCACCTCCTGGGACCGGGGGCCGGACGGCGAGCGGACGCTGGCCGAGGGGTACGCCCGCCACGTGAAACAGCGGATCGCCCGCGAGGTCGGCGTCCCCGCCAGCGTCGGCGTCGCATCGAATATGTCGACCGCGAAGATCGCCTCCGACCACGACAAACCCGACGGCCTCGTCGTCGTCGAGCCCGGACGGGTCGCGGAGTTCCTCGCGCCGCTCCCGGTCGAATCGGTCCACGGGATCGGGCCGGTGACGGCCGACCGCCTCGGAGAGATGGGCATCGAGACCGCCGGCGGCCTCGCGGACGCGGACCCCGCAGAACTCCGGTCGGCGTTCGGTTCCCGCGGGCCCGAACTCCGCGACCGCGCCCGCGGCGTCGACGACCGCGAGGTGACGCCCACGGGCCGGCCGAAGAGCCTCTCGCGGGAGTCGGCGTTCGCGGAGGCGACAGAGAGCGCGGCGGAGAAGCGCGAGCGGGTCGCGGCGCTGGCCGCCGACGTCGCCTCGCGGGCGCAGAATCGCGGGGCGACCTACCGGACCATCGGCATCAAGGCCGTGCTGCCGCCGTACGACATCAACACCCGCGAGCGGTCGCTCTCGGGGCCCGTCGACGACCCCGATCTGGTGGAGTCCGTCGCCCTGGAGTTGCTCGCGGAGTTCGAAGACGACGCCGTCCGGAAGCTCGGCGTCCGCGTCTCGAACCTCTCGTTTGCGGACGGCGAGCAGGCCCGGCTCGACGGGTGGGAGGGCGCCGAGACCGCGGAGGATGCGGAGACTGCGGAAGCCGCGGGGGACGGCGGCCGCCGGTCGGACGAGCGCGACGGCCGTCGACGGGCGGGACGGCCGTCGGGTCGGGGCCAGGCCTCGCTCGACCAGTTCGACGAGAGCGAGTAG
- a CDS encoding CAP domain-containing protein: MADIGVNELVTDSIEEAESGFSDASSADTLNETEIRRTVHARINEIRADRRVDRLQYSQHIAERAEEHTETMAERRRLQGSDPESQYECETVGENVAYTYANQRIAVEDDYVNYEGNETKIAHGIVRQWMNSPGNQDVILEDAFESEGIGVATAETDDGRRVYVTQAVCG, from the coding sequence GTGGCGGATATCGGCGTGAACGAACTGGTCACAGACAGTATTGAAGAGGCCGAGAGCGGATTTTCGGACGCCTCGTCCGCGGACACCCTCAACGAGACCGAGATCAGGCGGACAGTACACGCGCGAATCAACGAGATCCGGGCTGACCGTCGAGTGGACCGCCTGCAGTACTCCCAGCACATTGCAGAGCGTGCGGAAGAACACACCGAGACGATGGCCGAGCGGCGCCGACTGCAGGGATCGGATCCCGAATCACAGTACGAGTGTGAAACCGTCGGCGAAAACGTCGCGTACACGTACGCCAATCAGCGCATCGCGGTGGAGGACGACTACGTGAATTACGAGGGGAACGAGACGAAGATCGCCCACGGGATCGTCCGTCAGTGGATGAATTCGCCGGGCAATCAGGATGTCATTCTGGAGGACGCGTTCGAAAGCGAAGGGATCGGCGTCGCGACGGCCGAGACTGACGACGGACGACGCGTCTACGTCACACAGGCGGTGTGCGGGTAA
- the lrpA1 gene encoding HTH-type transcriptional regulator LrpA1, which translates to METTSTEGRILDVLEEDAQASYSEIAERADVSKPTVRKYIRKMEEEGIIVGYSADVDPKKLSETSIALVGLDVSSERYVEATRELKELDAVESLYTSSGDHMLMAEVRARDGDALGDVISETILSIEGITAAHPSFLQERLK; encoded by the coding sequence ATGGAGACCACATCGACGGAGGGGCGTATCCTCGACGTGCTCGAAGAGGACGCCCAGGCGTCGTACTCGGAGATCGCAGAACGCGCGGACGTCTCGAAGCCCACGGTTCGGAAGTACATCCGGAAGATGGAAGAAGAGGGAATCATCGTCGGCTACTCCGCCGACGTCGACCCCAAGAAGCTCTCGGAGACCTCGATCGCGCTGGTCGGGCTCGACGTCTCCTCGGAGCGCTACGTGGAGGCGACCCGCGAGCTCAAGGAACTCGACGCCGTCGAGTCGCTGTACACCTCCTCGGGCGACCACATGCTGATGGCGGAGGTCCGCGCCCGCGACGGCGACGCCCTCGGCGACGTCATCTCCGAGACGATCCTCTCGATCGAGGGGATCACCGCAGCCCACCCGTCGTTCCTCCAGGAACGGCTGAAGTAA
- a CDS encoding thiamine pyrophosphate-dependent enzyme yields the protein MSAFSAIGEDVERDRNEYTPGLEPQPTWCPGCGDFGVLKALKGAAAELGLSPEEMLVCTGIGCSGKLNSYFDSYGFHTIHGRSLPIARAAKLANPGLTVVAAGGDGDGYGIGGNHFMHTARENHDITYIVFNNEIFGLTKGQTSPTSPKGHKSKTQPHGSAKDPIRPLSMSLNAGASYIARTAAVNPNQAKEIIVEAIEHDGFSHVDFLTQCPTWNKDAKQYVPYIDVNDSEDYEFDNTDRSEASEMMFETENALHEGTVLTGRYYVDDRPSYQQEKQRIGEIPDEPLAERYFDDDYEWERVYDSFLDKHK from the coding sequence ATGAGCGCATTCAGTGCAATCGGTGAAGACGTCGAACGCGACCGCAACGAGTACACCCCCGGCCTCGAACCCCAGCCCACCTGGTGTCCCGGCTGCGGCGACTTCGGGGTCCTGAAGGCTCTGAAGGGCGCGGCCGCCGAACTCGGCCTCTCGCCCGAGGAGATGCTCGTCTGCACGGGCATCGGGTGTTCGGGCAAGCTGAACAGCTACTTCGACAGCTACGGCTTCCACACGATCCACGGCCGCTCGCTCCCGATCGCGCGGGCGGCGAAGTTGGCGAACCCCGGCCTGACCGTCGTCGCCGCCGGCGGCGACGGCGACGGCTACGGGATCGGCGGCAACCACTTCATGCACACGGCCCGGGAGAACCACGACATCACCTACATCGTGTTCAACAACGAGATCTTCGGGCTGACGAAGGGCCAGACCTCCCCGACGTCGCCGAAGGGCCACAAGTCCAAGACCCAGCCCCACGGGTCGGCGAAGGATCCGATCCGGCCGCTGTCGATGTCGCTGAACGCCGGCGCCTCCTACATCGCCCGGACGGCCGCCGTCAATCCGAACCAGGCCAAAGAGATCATCGTCGAGGCCATCGAACACGACGGCTTCTCGCACGTCGACTTCCTCACCCAGTGTCCGACCTGGAACAAGGACGCAAAGCAGTACGTCCCCTACATCGACGTCAACGACTCCGAGGACTACGAGTTCGACAACACCGACCGCTCGGAGGCCTCCGAGATGATGTTCGAGACGGAGAACGCGCTCCACGAGGGGACCGTCCTCACCGGCCGGTACTACGTCGACGACCGCCCCTCCTACCAGCAGGAGAAACAGCGCATCGGCGAGATCCCCGACGAGCCGCTCGCGGAGCGGTACTTCGACGACGACTACGAGTGGGAACGCGTCTACGACTCGTTCCTCGACAAGCACAAGTAA
- a CDS encoding 2-oxoacid:acceptor oxidoreductase subunit alpha, with the protein MTDDELIWRIAGGSGDGIASTSQNFAKALMRAGLHVFTHRHYPSRIRGGHTYTEVRVSEDPVKSRGDGYNFLLALGDSFARNPQENAYYGNEEVKPLSENLDELNEGGVIVYDSGLLDTEDIPDFDERVADNGWHVYDIDLRTIAREHGREVMRNTAGVAVTCAIANIEPRVIKSLMEDTMPEKVFEPNMSVFDDAYETVQEEFDADAPDISVPEGDHDEDQVLISGSDSIAYGALDEGCRFIAGYPMTPWTEVFTIMSQNLPEVGGISEQVEDEIAAAALALGASHAGVKAMSGSSGGGFALMSEPLGLAEMTETPVVLVEAMRAGPSTGMPTKPEQADLEHVLYTSQGDSHRVVFAPAGAEEAYRQTRRAFQIAYEYQIPAIVLYDQKNGGELQNVPASVFDEEPNPDLGSVVTEAELADAPHDPSGKYNRFQHDVDDGVSPRSIPGQEGGRYLATGNEHMPAGHISEDPDNRVNQVDRRMEKMEAIRADLDADEGTNAHHGPEDAEYGIMTFGSQQGTVEEAVDELNEQGHSVKSLGVSELAPYPVEEVSAFIESVDEVLVVEMNASAQFRGLTQKELGRYGEKLSSLLKYNGNPFEPGEIVDGFVTSIVEDGTLPGHETKFVPAASD; encoded by the coding sequence ATGACTGACGACGAACTCATCTGGCGAATCGCGGGTGGTTCCGGAGACGGGATCGCCTCGACGAGCCAGAACTTCGCTAAGGCCCTGATGCGAGCGGGCCTACACGTATTCACGCATCGTCACTACCCGTCGCGCATCCGTGGTGGTCACACCTACACGGAGGTCCGCGTCTCCGAGGACCCCGTGAAGTCGCGCGGTGACGGGTACAACTTCCTCCTCGCGCTGGGCGACTCCTTCGCCCGGAACCCCCAGGAGAACGCCTACTACGGCAACGAGGAGGTAAAGCCGCTGTCCGAGAATCTCGACGAGCTGAACGAGGGTGGCGTCATCGTCTACGACTCCGGGCTCCTCGACACCGAGGACATCCCGGACTTCGACGAGCGCGTCGCGGATAACGGCTGGCACGTCTACGACATCGACCTCCGCACGATCGCGCGCGAACACGGGCGCGAGGTCATGCGGAACACCGCGGGCGTCGCCGTCACCTGCGCCATCGCGAACATCGAACCGCGGGTCATCAAGAGCCTGATGGAGGACACGATGCCCGAGAAGGTGTTCGAGCCGAATATGTCGGTCTTCGACGACGCCTACGAGACCGTCCAGGAGGAGTTCGACGCCGACGCCCCCGACATCTCGGTGCCGGAGGGCGACCACGACGAGGACCAGGTCCTCATCTCGGGCTCGGACTCCATCGCCTACGGCGCGCTCGACGAGGGCTGTCGGTTCATCGCGGGCTACCCGATGACCCCCTGGACCGAGGTCTTCACCATCATGTCGCAGAACCTCCCCGAGGTCGGCGGCATCTCAGAGCAGGTCGAAGACGAGATCGCCGCGGCCGCGCTGGCGCTGGGGGCCTCCCACGCCGGCGTCAAGGCGATGTCCGGCTCCTCGGGCGGCGGCTTCGCGCTGATGTCCGAGCCGCTGGGCCTCGCCGAGATGACGGAGACGCCCGTCGTCCTCGTGGAGGCGATGCGCGCCGGCCCCTCGACCGGGATGCCGACCAAGCCCGAACAGGCCGACCTCGAACACGTCCTCTACACCTCCCAGGGCGACTCCCACCGCGTCGTCTTCGCGCCCGCCGGCGCGGAGGAGGCGTACCGCCAGACCCGCCGGGCGTTCCAGATCGCCTACGAGTACCAGATCCCGGCGATCGTCCTCTACGACCAGAAGAACGGCGGCGAACTCCAGAACGTTCCGGCCAGCGTCTTCGACGAGGAACCCAACCCCGACCTCGGGTCGGTCGTCACCGAGGCTGAGCTCGCGGACGCGCCGCACGACCCCTCCGGGAAGTACAACCGCTTCCAGCACGACGTCGACGACGGCGTCAGCCCCCGGTCGATCCCGGGCCAGGAGGGTGGTCGCTACCTCGCGACCGGCAACGAACACATGCCCGCGGGGCACATCTCCGAGGACCCCGACAACCGCGTCAATCAGGTCGATCGCCGGATGGAGAAGATGGAGGCCATCCGCGCCGACCTCGACGCCGACGAGGGCACGAACGCCCACCACGGCCCCGAGGACGCCGAGTACGGGATCATGACGTTCGGCTCCCAGCAGGGCACCGTCGAGGAGGCCGTCGACGAACTCAACGAGCAGGGACACTCGGTGAAGTCGCTGGGCGTATCCGAACTCGCACCCTACCCGGTCGAGGAGGTCTCGGCGTTCATCGAGAGCGTCGACGAGGTGCTCGTCGTCGAGATGAACGCCTCCGCGCAGTTCCGCGGCCTGACGCAGAAGGAACTCGGTCGCTACGGCGAGAAGCTCTCGAGCCTGCTGAAGTACAACGGCAACCCCTTCGAGCCCGGCGAGATCGTCGACGGGTTCGTCACGAGCATCGTCGAGGACGGGACGCTCCCCGGCCACGAGACCAAATTCGTCCCCGCAGCGAGTGACTAA
- the aroC gene encoding chorismate synthase has translation MNGNRFGRLFQVTTYGESHGDAMGVTVSGCPAGLELDEEDVQAELDRRKPGQSMITTSRGEPDAVSINSGIQDGYTTGTPIGMVIENKDARSGKYEPYVTAPRPSHGDFTYSAKFGTRNWGGGGRSSARETVNWVAAGAIAKKVLETEGVQVKAHVNQIGDIKAPEVTFEEMLEHTEENEVRCADPETAEEMRDLIDEYQQEGDSIGGSIYFEAQGVPRGLGAPRFDSFPSRLGQAMMSIPATTAFEFGLGKEAREWTGKDRNEDWEFSDEGDPVPEGNKHGGLQGGITTGQPIYGEVTWHAPTSIPKQQKTVDWETGEEKEIQVVGRHDPVLPPRAVPVVEAMLNLTILDFMLLGGRINPDRLDDQPGEYDTDYHPSSPDNE, from the coding sequence ATGAACGGCAACCGATTCGGCCGGCTCTTCCAGGTCACCACCTACGGCGAGAGCCACGGCGACGCGATGGGCGTGACCGTCTCGGGCTGTCCGGCGGGGCTCGAACTCGACGAGGAGGACGTCCAGGCGGAACTGGACCGGCGAAAGCCGGGACAGTCGATGATCACGACCTCGCGGGGCGAGCCCGACGCGGTCTCGATCAACTCCGGGATCCAGGACGGCTACACGACGGGCACCCCGATCGGGATGGTCATCGAGAACAAGGACGCCCGCTCGGGCAAGTACGAGCCGTACGTCACGGCCCCGCGGCCGAGCCACGGCGACTTCACCTACTCGGCGAAGTTCGGGACGCGTAACTGGGGCGGCGGCGGGCGCTCCTCCGCGCGGGAGACGGTGAACTGGGTCGCCGCCGGCGCGATCGCGAAGAAGGTCCTCGAAACCGAGGGCGTCCAGGTCAAAGCCCACGTCAATCAGATCGGCGACATCAAGGCCCCCGAGGTCACCTTCGAGGAGATGCTCGAACACACGGAGGAGAACGAAGTCCGGTGTGCCGATCCCGAGACCGCCGAGGAGATGCGCGACCTCATCGACGAGTACCAGCAGGAGGGTGACTCGATCGGCGGCTCGATCTACTTCGAGGCGCAGGGCGTCCCGCGCGGTCTGGGCGCGCCGCGGTTCGATTCGTTCCCCTCGCGGCTCGGCCAAGCGATGATGTCGATCCCGGCGACCACCGCGTTCGAGTTCGGCCTCGGGAAGGAGGCCCGCGAGTGGACCGGCAAGGACCGAAACGAGGACTGGGAGTTCAGCGACGAGGGCGATCCCGTCCCGGAGGGCAACAAACACGGCGGCCTTCAGGGCGGCATCACCACCGGCCAGCCGATCTACGGCGAGGTCACCTGGCACGCCCCCACGTCGATCCCGAAACAGCAGAAGACCGTCGACTGGGAGACCGGCGAGGAAAAGGAAATCCAGGTCGTCGGCCGCCACGACCCCGTGTTGCCGCCGCGTGCGGTCCCGGTCGTCGAGGCGATGCTGAACCTCACAATCCTCGACTTTATGCTCCTCGGCGGGCGGATCAACCCCGATCGGCTCGACGACCAGCCGGGCGAGTACGACACCGACTACCACCCCTCCAGCCCCGACAACGAGTAA
- a CDS encoding aldehyde dehydrogenase family protein, protein MRSQPFENEQTAFTHRREGTLDEFHDRYESAVERVRDDLGESHPLVIDGAAVERDERFSVESPGETDLLVGEFASGDEGDVDRAVAAATDAFDEWRHTHWRDRAAIFREAAERARDRRYELAAVLTLEAGKNRFEAVADVDEGIDFLRFYARELERNEGYRLDTGEPTPGQRCRNVLEPYGVFGVVGPFNFPFAIFVGMTTGALITGNTVVAKPASATPLIAHEAVSILSDAGVPDGALNLVTGGGRTVGEPLVGHEDVSGVAFTGSRAVGREIERSFVEREKPGPVIAELGGKNPVTVTAEADLEKAVEGVRYGAFGFGGQKCSATSRVYVHEDVADAFTERLVETTEEIPDRAPDDPGAVVAPLVDDDAVERYREVCETAREVGRVLTGGEVVGAVDGAAGRYVRPTVAVDVPHDHDVAREEHFVPFVTIHPVGGLDEGIRKSNDSEYGLCAGLFSEDDAEIETWLDRIESGMCYVNRSQSATTGALVQAQPFGGWKASGTTSKFAGGYWYLPQFMREQTRTVVGDAGPW, encoded by the coding sequence ATGCGCTCGCAACCCTTCGAGAACGAACAGACGGCGTTCACCCACCGGCGCGAGGGAACGCTCGACGAATTTCACGACCGCTACGAGTCGGCCGTCGAGCGCGTCCGCGACGACCTCGGGGAGTCGCACCCGCTCGTGATCGACGGCGCGGCGGTCGAGCGCGACGAGCGGTTCAGCGTCGAGAGCCCCGGCGAGACGGACCTCCTCGTCGGCGAGTTCGCGAGCGGGGACGAGGGCGACGTCGACCGCGCGGTCGCCGCCGCGACCGACGCCTTCGACGAATGGCGGCACACCCACTGGCGCGACCGCGCGGCGATCTTCCGGGAGGCCGCAGAGCGCGCCCGCGACCGCCGGTACGAGCTCGCGGCGGTCCTCACCCTGGAAGCAGGGAAGAACCGGTTCGAGGCGGTCGCCGACGTCGACGAGGGAATCGACTTCCTGCGGTTCTACGCCCGCGAACTCGAACGCAACGAGGGCTACCGCCTCGATACCGGCGAGCCGACGCCCGGCCAGCGCTGTCGGAACGTCCTCGAACCGTACGGCGTCTTCGGGGTCGTCGGGCCGTTCAACTTCCCTTTCGCCATCTTCGTCGGGATGACGACGGGCGCGCTCATCACCGGTAACACCGTCGTCGCGAAGCCGGCGAGCGCGACCCCGCTGATCGCCCACGAGGCGGTCTCGATCCTCTCGGACGCGGGCGTCCCCGACGGCGCCCTCAATCTCGTCACCGGCGGCGGCCGGACCGTCGGAGAGCCGCTCGTCGGACACGAAGACGTGAGCGGCGTCGCCTTCACCGGCTCCCGCGCCGTCGGCAGAGAGATCGAGCGGAGCTTCGTGGAACGGGAGAAGCCGGGGCCCGTGATCGCGGAACTCGGCGGGAAGAACCCCGTCACAGTGACGGCCGAGGCCGACCTGGAGAAGGCCGTCGAGGGCGTGCGCTACGGCGCGTTCGGCTTCGGCGGCCAGAAGTGCTCGGCCACCTCCCGCGTCTACGTCCACGAGGACGTCGCCGACGCGTTCACCGAACGGCTCGTCGAGACCACAGAGGAAATCCCGGACCGCGCGCCCGACGATCCCGGGGCCGTCGTCGCGCCGCTCGTCGATGACGACGCCGTGGAACGGTACCGCGAGGTCTGTGAGACTGCCCGGGAGGTCGGGCGCGTGCTCACCGGCGGCGAGGTCGTCGGCGCTGTCGACGGCGCGGCCGGGCGGTACGTGCGGCCGACGGTCGCCGTCGACGTCCCGCACGACCACGACGTGGCGCGCGAGGAGCACTTCGTTCCCTTCGTGACGATCCATCCGGTCGGCGGTCTCGACGAGGGCATCCGGAAGTCCAACGACAGCGAGTACGGCCTCTGTGCCGGACTGTTCTCCGAGGACGACGCCGAGATCGAGACGTGGCTCGACCGGATCGAGTCGGGGATGTGCTACGTCAATCGGTCACAGAGCGCGACGACCGGCGCGCTCGTGCAGGCCCAGCCGTTCGGCGGCTGGAAGGCCTCGGGCACGACGAGCAAGTTCGCGGGCGGCTACTGGTACCTGCCGCAGTTTATGCGCGAGCAGACCCGGACCGTCGTCGGCGACGCCGGGCCGTGGTGA
- a CDS encoding class-III pyridoxal-phosphate-dependent aminotransferase, whose protein sequence is MDRAVVEPDVDAVPGAKAERWVTHHHEVAAPSTAAYEFVWDLTEEAIGPFCTDVDGNVFLDFTSHVASSPLGYNNPTVRERMAALDLPSPTKIAGQSFYAGTGWPPEDSDLPGPTQLMDRLTELGSGYDLDTVFLSNSGAEAVENAIKICYDHRGGAGQAITFEGAFHGRTLGALSLNRSKAVHRRDFPEIPGVHAVPYCEDRTCTPESCSCGFFAGDGSRLRSMLDPDRGYVDPDDLAYLIIEPVQGEGGYRFPSEAFAEEIADVCETHDVLLIADEIQTGVGRTGEWWGSDHYPFEPDVIASAKALQVGATLSRREIFPEEKSRLSSTWGAGDVLAALQGAVTIDVIESEGLLRNAREKGDRLMGRLREADLADVDNVRGRGLLVAFDLPTKERRDAVIRAALERGLLTLGCGYRSIRLLPPLDVTEREIDLGAELLIEAVEAGE, encoded by the coding sequence ATGGACCGAGCGGTCGTCGAACCCGACGTCGATGCTGTCCCCGGAGCGAAGGCCGAACGATGGGTCACCCACCACCACGAGGTCGCGGCCCCGAGCACGGCCGCCTACGAGTTCGTCTGGGATCTGACCGAGGAGGCGATCGGCCCCTTCTGCACCGACGTCGACGGCAACGTTTTCTTAGATTTCACGAGCCACGTCGCCTCGTCGCCGCTGGGGTACAACAACCCGACCGTCCGCGAGAGGATGGCGGCGCTGGACCTCCCGTCGCCGACCAAGATCGCCGGACAGAGCTTCTACGCCGGTACGGGCTGGCCGCCCGAGGACTCGGATCTGCCGGGACCGACCCAGCTGATGGACCGGCTCACGGAGCTCGGATCGGGGTACGATCTCGACACCGTGTTCCTCTCGAACTCCGGCGCCGAGGCGGTCGAGAACGCCATCAAGATCTGCTACGACCACCGCGGCGGCGCCGGACAGGCCATCACGTTCGAGGGCGCCTTCCACGGCCGGACGCTCGGCGCGCTGTCGCTGAACCGCTCGAAGGCCGTCCACCGGCGGGACTTCCCGGAAATCCCCGGCGTCCACGCCGTGCCGTACTGCGAGGACCGGACCTGCACGCCCGAGTCGTGCTCGTGTGGGTTCTTCGCCGGCGACGGCTCGCGCCTGCGCTCGATGCTCGACCCCGACCGCGGCTACGTCGACCCCGACGACCTCGCGTACCTGATCATCGAGCCGGTCCAGGGCGAGGGCGGCTACCGCTTCCCCAGCGAGGCGTTCGCCGAGGAGATCGCCGATGTCTGCGAGACCCACGACGTGCTCTTGATCGCCGACGAGATCCAGACCGGCGTCGGCCGGACGGGCGAGTGGTGGGGCTCGGACCACTACCCGTTCGAGCCCGACGTGATCGCGAGCGCGAAGGCGCTCCAGGTCGGTGCGACGCTCTCCCGCCGGGAGATCTTCCCCGAGGAGAAGTCGCGGCTCTCCTCGACGTGGGGCGCTGGCGACGTGCTCGCGGCGCTCCAGGGGGCGGTCACGATCGACGTCATCGAGTCCGAAGGGCTCCTGCGGAACGCCCGCGAGAAGGGCGACCGGCTGATGGGTCGGCTCCGCGAGGCCGACCTGGCGGATGTCGACAACGTCCGCGGTCGGGGACTGCTCGTCGCGTTCGACCTCCCGACGAAGGAGCGACGCGACGCCGTGATCCGGGCGGCGCTGGAACGCGGCCTGCTCACCCTGGGCTGTGGCTACCGGTCGATCCGGCTCCTGCCGCCGCTCGACGTCACCGAGCGGGAGATTGATCTCGGCGCGGAGCTGCTGATCGAGGCCGTCGAAGCCGGCGAGTGA
- the aroA gene encoding 3-phosphoshikimate 1-carboxyvinyltransferase yields MDVTISQSRVAGRVRAPPSKSYTHRAILAAGYGAEAVVADPLVSADTRATMRAVEAFGGSVDRDADGDARLSISGFDGRPEVPDDVVDCANSGTTTRLVTACGALADGLCVFTGDDSLRSRPQGPLLDAIRQLGGRAESTRRNGQAPLVVGESIDGGAVSIPGDVSSQYITALLMAGAVTDEGIDVELETELKSAPYVDITLEVLDDFGVDATKTDDGFSVPGGQSYAPKGGEYAVPGDFSSMSYLLSAGAVAAAEGDRVLVEGARPSAQGDSAIVEILESMGAAVGWDRDAGEIAVPRASLSGTTVDVGDTPDLLPTIAALGAVADGDTVIENCEHVRYKETDRVSAMAEELGKMGASVTEERDRLTVHGGDTDLVGARVDGRADHRIVMSLAVAGLAADGDTVIEGAEHVDVSFPDFFDAMESLGAAVDRHE; encoded by the coding sequence ATGGACGTCACCATCTCGCAGTCCCGCGTGGCGGGGCGCGTGCGCGCGCCGCCCTCGAAGAGCTACACCCACCGAGCGATCCTCGCCGCGGGCTACGGCGCGGAGGCGGTCGTCGCCGACCCGCTCGTGAGCGCCGACACCCGCGCGACGATGCGCGCGGTCGAGGCGTTCGGCGGCTCGGTCGACCGCGACGCCGACGGCGACGCGCGGCTCTCGATCTCCGGCTTCGACGGCCGCCCCGAGGTGCCGGACGACGTCGTCGACTGCGCGAACTCGGGGACGACCACGCGGCTCGTCACCGCCTGCGGCGCGCTCGCCGACGGGCTCTGCGTGTTCACCGGCGACGACTCCCTCCGCTCGCGCCCGCAGGGGCCGCTCCTCGACGCGATCCGACAGCTCGGCGGGCGGGCGGAGTCGACCCGGCGGAACGGCCAGGCGCCGCTCGTGGTCGGCGAGTCGATCGACGGCGGCGCGGTGTCGATCCCCGGCGACGTCTCCTCGCAGTACATCACCGCGCTCCTGATGGCCGGCGCCGTCACCGACGAGGGCATCGACGTCGAACTCGAAACCGAACTGAAGTCCGCGCCGTACGTCGACATCACGCTCGAAGTCCTCGACGACTTCGGCGTCGATGCGACGAAGACCGACGACGGCTTCTCCGTCCCCGGCGGCCAGTCCTACGCTCCCAAAGGCGGCGAGTACGCCGTCCCCGGCGACTTCTCGTCGATGTCGTACCTGCTCTCGGCGGGCGCCGTCGCCGCGGCGGAGGGCGACCGCGTCCTCGTCGAGGGCGCGCGCCCGAGCGCCCAGGGCGACAGCGCGATCGTCGAGATCCTGGAGTCGATGGGCGCTGCGGTCGGCTGGGACCGCGACGCTGGCGAGATCGCCGTCCCGCGGGCGTCGCTGTCGGGCACCACCGTCGACGTCGGCGACACGCCCGACCTGCTGCCGACGATCGCCGCGCTCGGGGCCGTTGCGGACGGCGATACGGTCATCGAGAACTGCGAGCACGTCCGGTACAAGGAGACCGACCGCGTGAGCGCGATGGCCGAGGAGTTAGGCAAGATGGGTGCCTCGGTGACCGAAGAGCGGGATCGGCTGACCGTCCACGGCGGCGACACCGACCTCGTGGGCGCGCGCGTCGACGGCCGCGCGGACCACCGCATCGTGATGTCGCTGGCCGTCGCGGGGCTCGCCGCTGACGGCGACACCGTCATCGAGGGCGCCGAACACGTCGACGTGTCCTTCCCGGACTTCTTCGACGCGATGGAGTCGCTGGGCGCGGCGGTCGACCGCCACGAGTAG